The following coding sequences are from one Brienomyrus brachyistius isolate T26 chromosome 15, BBRACH_0.4, whole genome shotgun sequence window:
- the LOC125708894 gene encoding trichohyalin-like isoform X2 yields MEDLSIDQTKLPGVKEVCRDFAVLQDHSLAHSLQEQEIENHLASNIHKSRLVQQDLQVARRLQEEEDLRAKAHNQKRHQELERSDNEIAQEIQEQLVRQAELQRQQEKSDAAIARKLQEKEMKEERRRQKQLEANFKEEYYDEKGASQLPSDTRKGKRSEWDSSEWNEHAEHCPPEITRGRHLKCNLSDCDQGKHCDQGHVRHIKGKHSFDSNPIRLHKPELSGYRREETHHGYNWLMDTREEHSSFTGASGELSDSQDSLELEMMVRRKERPAELSTSPWPHERDKRRKRERNREGWGGQKWEKEANWDRDRIECEGKHGRERGRDEVWEKDRNRERDRNGELVGDREPDRDRGWERNKDRNSVWESERERSRECERDKDRGGEWERDRDRKRKRDRDKSREGDKGKDWEMERGGHGEREAGRDRQWERDQDEEQEGDRNRERGKDRDGDKSREAEKAGDNERGREWRSDKDRVGEQDGDRNGDRDRKVRHMEGDRDRDKMRNRSMEGERDTDKMRNRSMEGEGDTDKMRNRSMEGERDRDTMRNRSMEGERGRDKMRNRSMEGERDTDKMRNRSMEGKRDTDKMRNRSMEGERDTDKKRNMSMEGERDTDKMRNRSMEGERDRDTMRNRSMEGERGRDEMRNRSMEGERGRDEMRNRSMEGERGRDEMRNRSMEGEGDTDKMRNRSMEGERDTDKMRNRSMEGERGRDEMRNRSMEGERGRDEMRNRSMEGERGRDEMRNRSMEGEGDTDKVRHRKREGMRDRNRNKDQDGVSHKNSCNGRDLDGEGPTLSQIWLEEKFADQERELGRRRVISWDDEFLYNSCSRNERRGERRNHWDPREEVPRARSCSHEDTSQSFSPRGPGRMAHGEHGMRDVVQGVGRMDIREQELRDLEVARKLQEEELKASEIDKRAAQVAQDAEIARLLMEEEKRVYKKSKDREKPCTDHRRPEGDEKPGFEEVVRPRSREEHQQRSRNHKADRPPPRSHDYENTDSSYLYPAAHYPSRAAPEPETAYKGSYNRQ; encoded by the exons ATGGAAGATCTAAGTATTGATCAGACAAAACTGCCTGGGGTAAAAGAAG TGTGTCGGGATTTCGCAGTGCTGCAGGATCACTCACTGGCACACAGCCTTCAGGAGCAGGAAA ttgaAAACCATTTAGCATCCAACATTCACAAGAGCCGCCTGGTCCAGCAGGATCTGCAGGTGGCCAGACGTCTCCAGGAAGAGGAGGACCTTCGGGCCAAGGCCCACAATCAGAAACGGCACCAAGAACT AGAGCGCAGTGACAATGAGATCGCCCAGGAAATCCAGGAGCAGCTGGTCCGGCAAGCTGAACtgcagaggcagcaggagaaaAGTGATGCG GCCATTGCCCGCAAGCTCCAGGAGAAGGAGATGAAGGAGGAAAGGCGACGGCAGAAACAGCTGGAAGCCAATTTTAAGGAGGAGTACTACGACGAAAAAGGAG cctccCAACTTCCCTCAGACACCAGGAAGGGCAAACGTTCTGAGTGGGATTCATCTGAGTGGAATGAACATGCTGAACACTGTCCCCCAGAGATCACCAGAGGCAGACACCTCAAGTGCAACTTGTCTGACTGTGACCAGGGCAAACACTGTGACCAGGGGCATGTCAGGCACATAAAGGGCAAACACTCTTTTGACTCCAACCCCATCAGACTCCACAAGCCCGAGTTGTCAGGGTATCGGAGGGAAGAGACTCATCATGGATATAACTGGTTGATGGATACCCGCGAGGAGCATTCGTCTTTTACTGGAGCTAGTGGGGAGCTGAGTGACTCACAGGATTCACTGGAATTAGAGATGATGGTGAGACGAAAGGAGAGGCCTGCTGAGTTGTCTACGTCTCCATGGCCCCATGAAAGAGACAAaaggaggaaaagagagagaaacagggagggCTGGGGAGGGCAAAAGTGGGAAAAAGAAGCGAACTGGGACAGGGATAGAATAGAGTGTGAGGGGAAGCATGGCAGAGAACGGGGGAGGGATGAAGTGTGGGAAAAAGACAGGAACAGAGAAAGGGACAGGAACGGAGAGCTGGTGGGGGACAGGGAGCCGGATAGGGACAGGGGGTGGGAAAGAAATAAAGACAGGAATAGTGTgtgggagagtgagagagagaggagcagagaaTGTGAGAGAGACAAGGATAGGGGTGGGGAgtgggagagggacagagacaggaaaaggAAGAGAGACAGGGATAAGAGCAGGGAGGGGGATAAAGGCAAAGACTGGGAAATGGAAAGGGGAGGACATGGGGAGCGGGAGGCGGGCAGAGACAGGCAGTGGGAGAGAGACCAAGATGAGGAGCAAGAGGGGGACAGGAACAGGGAGAGAGGGAAGGACAGAGACGGGGACAAGAGCAGGGAGGCGGAGAAAGCTGGAGACAACGAGAGAGGCAGGGAGTGGAGGAGCGACAAGGACAGAGTTGGTGAGCAAGATGGGGATAGAAATGGGGATAGAGACAGGAAAGTAAGGCACATGGAGGGGGATAGGGACAGAGACAAGATGAGGAACAGGAGcatggagggggagagagacacagacaagaTGAGGAACAGGAGCATGGAGGGGGAGGGAGACACAGACAAGATGAGGAACAGGAGcatggagggggagagggacagagacacgATGAGGAACAGGAGcatggagggggagaggggcagAGACAAGATGAGGAACAGGAGcatggagggggagagagacacagacaagaTGAGGAACAGGAGCATGGAGGggaagagagacacagacaagaTGAGGAACAGGAGcatggagggggagagggacacAGACAAGAAGAGGAACATGAGcatggagggggagagagacacagacaagaTGAGGAACAGGAGcatggagggggagagggacagagacacgATGAGGAACAGGAGcatggagggggagaggggcagAGACGAGATGAGGAACAGGAGcatggagggggagaggggcagAGACGAGATGAGGAACAGGAGcatggagggggagaggggcagAGACGAGATGAGGAACAGGAGCATGGAGGGGGAGGGAGACACAGACAAGATGAGGAACAGGAGcatggagggggagagagacacagacaagaTGAGGAACAGGAGcatggagggggagaggggcagAGACGAGATGAGGAACAGGAGcatggagggggagaggggcagAGACGAGATGAGGAACAGGAGcatggagggggagaggggcagAGACGAGATGAGGAACAGGAGCATGGAGGGGGAGGGAGACACAGACAAGGTGAGGCACAGGAAAAGGGAGGGGATGAGGGACAGAAACAGAAACAAAGATCAAGATGGGGTTAGTCACAAAAATTCATGTAATGGCAGAGATCTTGATGGAGAAGGACCTACCCTGAGCCAGATTTGGTTGGAGGAAAAGTTTGCAGATCAGGAGCGTGAGCTGGGTAGAAGGAGAGTGATTTCATGGGACGATGAATTTTTGTATAACTCATGCTCCAGAAATGAAAGGAGAGGGGAGAGGAGGAATCACTGGGACCCCCGTGAGGAGGTCCCAAGAGCACGCTCCTGTTCACATGAGGACACCTCCCAGTCTTTCTCCCCCAGGGGGCCAG GCAGGATGGCACATGGCGAGCATGGCATGAGGGACGTTGTGCAGGGCGTTGGTCGGATGGACATCCGAGAGCAGGAGCTAAGGGACCTGGAGGTTGCCCGGAAACTGCAGGAAGAGGAGTTGAAG GCAAGTGAGATTGACAAGAGAGCTGCACAAGTTGCACAGGATGCA